Proteins from one Asterias rubens chromosome 21, eAstRub1.3, whole genome shotgun sequence genomic window:
- the LOC117304667 gene encoding uncharacterized protein LOC117304667 isoform X1, protein MLHTSYGAALIWTALVYQLMTSSNAQATGPGYLGCFEDGRLLNGGRNLRGDSTTSDSLSVEWCFNYCGSRSNKYAGVEYTRECYCGNNEDYGRRGTAADSECRNICPGNSNQYCGDTWRIAIYQISQGVCNNVIGPPAHGSHEVTNPTHVSYSLANYKFFGTCVRFECDPGHVIQGEDSIECTRSGNTAEWSNSVPTCTAVVPPTTFSYTASPPTTTQTNNTPMAMTTVSHTVTSVVPTTTNQTNNMVVTASSGGPSSNPGDTTDGREIPNNPQASKTGTIIGTSVGVISALVILPVVVIILFRRRDNKRNASSDVAMAEVTSTINQTQRDSDVVSTEPNQASTIPVYSQVIKNRTKNENVYANPDDVTNLAAESAYEVNLDIQPSSNEDENETGLVDNILYDSSALKDESEMRNNDLNDEHVGALTTMEEQPGWVENIIYE, encoded by the exons ATGCTTCATACATCGTATGGAGCTGCACTAATTTGGACGGCGTTGGTTTATCaactaatgacgtcatcaaatgcGCAGGCTACCG GTCCCGGATATTTGGGGTGCTTTGAAGATGGTAGGTTATTGAATGGTGGTCGGAATTTGAGAGGGGATTCAACAACCTCCGACAGCTTGTCCGTGGAGTGGTGTTTCAATTACTGTGGCAGTAGATCAAATAAATATGCTGGTGTCGAATATACGCGTGAATGTTACTGCGGAAACAACGAGGATTATGGAAGACGTGGGACAGCAGCAGATTCAGAGTGCCGGAATATTTGTCCAGGCAACTCCAACCAATACTGCGGTGATACTTGGCGAATAGCGATCTACCAAA TTTCCCAAGGAGTTTGCAATAATGTAATTGGCCCACCAGCCCACGGGAGCCATGAAGTCACAAATCCTACCCACGTCTCTTATAGTTTAGCAAACTACAAGTTCTTTGGTACCTGTGTACGCTTCGAGTGTGACCCTGGACACGTTATTCAAGGTGAAGATTCTATCGAATGCACACGGAGTGGTAACACTGCAGAATGGAGCAACTCTGTACCAACATGTACAGCAG TTGTACCACCGACAACTTTTTCATACACAGCATCGCCCCCGACAACGACCCAGACTAATAACACACCCATGGCAATGACAACTGTTTCACACACAGTTACAAGTGTAGTGCCCACGACTACGAACCAGACTAACAACATGGTAGTGACCGCCTCGTCGGGAGGGCCATCGAGTAACCCTGGTGACACCACTGATGGGCGAGAGATACCCAATAACCCACAAGCATCCAAAACAG GGACTATTATAGGAACAAGTGTTGGAGTGATCTCAGCTTTGGTTATTCTTCCGGTAGTTGTCATAATTCTTTTCCGAAGGAG AGACAACAAGAGAAACGCAAGCTCTGACGTGGCAATGGCTGAAGTTACATCCACCATCAACCAGACCCAAAGAGACTCTGACGTCGTCAGCACAGAACCAAACCAAGCCTCAACTATACCAGTATACAGTCAAGTTATCAAGAACCGGACTAAAAACGAAAACGTGTACGCGAATCCCGATGACGTCACTAATTTAGCAGCGGAGTCGGCGTATGAAGTTAACTTAGATATCCAGCCTTCTTCAAATGAAGACGAAAATGAAACCGGATTGGTTGACAATATCCTGTATGATAGTTCAGCATTGAAAGACGAGTCAGAGATGAGGAACAATGATCTAAACGACGAGCATGTTGGGGCCTTAACAACCATGGAAGAACAGCCAGGATGggttgaaaatattatttacgAATAA
- the LOC117304667 gene encoding uncharacterized protein LOC117304667 isoform X3 has product MLHTSYGAALIWTALVYQLMTSSNAQATGPGYLGCFEDGRLLNGGRNLRGDSTTSDSLSVEWCFNYCGSRSNKYAGVEYTRECYCGNNEDYGRRGTAADSECRNICPGNSNQYCGDTWRIAIYQISQGVCNNVIGPPAHGSHEVTNPTHVSYSLANYKFFGTCVRFECDPGHVIQGEDSIECTRSGNTAEWSNSVPTCTAVTSVVPTTTNQTNNMVVTASSGGPSSNPGDTTDGREIPNNPQASKTGTIIGTSVGVISALVILPVVVIILFRRRDNKRNASSDVAMAEVTSTINQTQRDSDVVSTEPNQASTIPVYSQVIKNRTKNENVYANPDDVTNLAAESAYEVNLDIQPSSNEDENETGLVDNILYDSSALKDESEMRNNDLNDEHVGALTTMEEQPGWVENIIYE; this is encoded by the exons ATGCTTCATACATCGTATGGAGCTGCACTAATTTGGACGGCGTTGGTTTATCaactaatgacgtcatcaaatgcGCAGGCTACCG GTCCCGGATATTTGGGGTGCTTTGAAGATGGTAGGTTATTGAATGGTGGTCGGAATTTGAGAGGGGATTCAACAACCTCCGACAGCTTGTCCGTGGAGTGGTGTTTCAATTACTGTGGCAGTAGATCAAATAAATATGCTGGTGTCGAATATACGCGTGAATGTTACTGCGGAAACAACGAGGATTATGGAAGACGTGGGACAGCAGCAGATTCAGAGTGCCGGAATATTTGTCCAGGCAACTCCAACCAATACTGCGGTGATACTTGGCGAATAGCGATCTACCAAA TTTCCCAAGGAGTTTGCAATAATGTAATTGGCCCACCAGCCCACGGGAGCCATGAAGTCACAAATCCTACCCACGTCTCTTATAGTTTAGCAAACTACAAGTTCTTTGGTACCTGTGTACGCTTCGAGTGTGACCCTGGACACGTTATTCAAGGTGAAGATTCTATCGAATGCACACGGAGTGGTAACACTGCAGAATGGAGCAACTCTGTACCAACATGTACAGCAG TTACAAGTGTAGTGCCCACGACTACGAACCAGACTAACAACATGGTAGTGACCGCCTCGTCGGGAGGGCCATCGAGTAACCCTGGTGACACCACTGATGGGCGAGAGATACCCAATAACCCACAAGCATCCAAAACAG GGACTATTATAGGAACAAGTGTTGGAGTGATCTCAGCTTTGGTTATTCTTCCGGTAGTTGTCATAATTCTTTTCCGAAGGAG AGACAACAAGAGAAACGCAAGCTCTGACGTGGCAATGGCTGAAGTTACATCCACCATCAACCAGACCCAAAGAGACTCTGACGTCGTCAGCACAGAACCAAACCAAGCCTCAACTATACCAGTATACAGTCAAGTTATCAAGAACCGGACTAAAAACGAAAACGTGTACGCGAATCCCGATGACGTCACTAATTTAGCAGCGGAGTCGGCGTATGAAGTTAACTTAGATATCCAGCCTTCTTCAAATGAAGACGAAAATGAAACCGGATTGGTTGACAATATCCTGTATGATAGTTCAGCATTGAAAGACGAGTCAGAGATGAGGAACAATGATCTAAACGACGAGCATGTTGGGGCCTTAACAACCATGGAAGAACAGCCAGGATGggttgaaaatattatttacgAATAA
- the LOC117304667 gene encoding uncharacterized protein LOC117304667 isoform X2: protein MLHTSYGAALIWTALVYQLMTSSNAQATGPGYLGCFEDGRLLNGGRNLRGDSTTSDSLSVEWCFNYCGSRSNKYAGVEYTRECYCGNNEDYGRRGTAADSECRNICPGNSNQYCGDTWRIAIYQISQGVCNNVIGPPAHGSHEVTNPTHVSYSLANYKFFGTCVRFECDPGHVIQGEDSIECTRSGNTAEWSNSVPTCTAASPPTTTQTNNTPMAMTTVSHTVTSVVPTTTNQTNNMVVTASSGGPSSNPGDTTDGREIPNNPQASKTGTIIGTSVGVISALVILPVVVIILFRRRDNKRNASSDVAMAEVTSTINQTQRDSDVVSTEPNQASTIPVYSQVIKNRTKNENVYANPDDVTNLAAESAYEVNLDIQPSSNEDENETGLVDNILYDSSALKDESEMRNNDLNDEHVGALTTMEEQPGWVENIIYE from the exons ATGCTTCATACATCGTATGGAGCTGCACTAATTTGGACGGCGTTGGTTTATCaactaatgacgtcatcaaatgcGCAGGCTACCG GTCCCGGATATTTGGGGTGCTTTGAAGATGGTAGGTTATTGAATGGTGGTCGGAATTTGAGAGGGGATTCAACAACCTCCGACAGCTTGTCCGTGGAGTGGTGTTTCAATTACTGTGGCAGTAGATCAAATAAATATGCTGGTGTCGAATATACGCGTGAATGTTACTGCGGAAACAACGAGGATTATGGAAGACGTGGGACAGCAGCAGATTCAGAGTGCCGGAATATTTGTCCAGGCAACTCCAACCAATACTGCGGTGATACTTGGCGAATAGCGATCTACCAAA TTTCCCAAGGAGTTTGCAATAATGTAATTGGCCCACCAGCCCACGGGAGCCATGAAGTCACAAATCCTACCCACGTCTCTTATAGTTTAGCAAACTACAAGTTCTTTGGTACCTGTGTACGCTTCGAGTGTGACCCTGGACACGTTATTCAAGGTGAAGATTCTATCGAATGCACACGGAGTGGTAACACTGCAGAATGGAGCAACTCTGTACCAACATGTACAGCAG CATCGCCCCCGACAACGACCCAGACTAATAACACACCCATGGCAATGACAACTGTTTCACACACAGTTACAAGTGTAGTGCCCACGACTACGAACCAGACTAACAACATGGTAGTGACCGCCTCGTCGGGAGGGCCATCGAGTAACCCTGGTGACACCACTGATGGGCGAGAGATACCCAATAACCCACAAGCATCCAAAACAG GGACTATTATAGGAACAAGTGTTGGAGTGATCTCAGCTTTGGTTATTCTTCCGGTAGTTGTCATAATTCTTTTCCGAAGGAG AGACAACAAGAGAAACGCAAGCTCTGACGTGGCAATGGCTGAAGTTACATCCACCATCAACCAGACCCAAAGAGACTCTGACGTCGTCAGCACAGAACCAAACCAAGCCTCAACTATACCAGTATACAGTCAAGTTATCAAGAACCGGACTAAAAACGAAAACGTGTACGCGAATCCCGATGACGTCACTAATTTAGCAGCGGAGTCGGCGTATGAAGTTAACTTAGATATCCAGCCTTCTTCAAATGAAGACGAAAATGAAACCGGATTGGTTGACAATATCCTGTATGATAGTTCAGCATTGAAAGACGAGTCAGAGATGAGGAACAATGATCTAAACGACGAGCATGTTGGGGCCTTAACAACCATGGAAGAACAGCCAGGATGggttgaaaatattatttacgAATAA
- the LOC117304668 gene encoding uncharacterized protein LOC117304668 isoform X1, which translates to MLHSLYGAALIWTALVYQLMTSSNAQTTGPGYLGCFEDGTWRGRDLSGDSTTSNSLSVEWCFNYCGSRSYKYAGVESETECYCGNNEDYGRRGTAKESECRNICPGNSNQYCGGHWRISIYKISEGVCNNVIGPPAHGSHEVTNPTHVSYSLANSKFFGTHVSFVCNTGYVIQGAETIECIKRENIAEWSNSVPTCTAVVPPTTFSYTASPPTTTQTNNTPMAMTTVSHTVTSVVPTTTNQTNNMIVTASSGGPSSDPGDTTDGREIPNPQTSKTGAFIGIAVGVIVSLMIFIVIVIITFRKRQKRRDGGINGANGTVNTKQADVTPGLAYETPSRLGTVNSNPPEYDVIKDSTYETSSPKSAINPNSSEYDVITDSTYETPSPAAAVNPNSKESDVTTSAMSAYEIPNPPPTNKNHKFTQEQSSNDIVHEYADIKLTSLSQN; encoded by the exons ATGCTTCATTCATTGTACGGAGCTGCACTAATTTGGACGGCGTTGGTTTATCaactaatgacgtcatcaaatgcGCAGACTACCG GACCTGGATATTTGGGGTGCTTTGAAGATGGGACATGGAGAGGTCGGGATTTGAGTGGGGATTCAACAACCTCCAACAGCTTGTCCGTGGAGTGGTGTTTCAATTACTGTGGCAGTAGATCTTATAAATATGCTGGTGTAGAATCTGAGACGGAGTGTTACTGCGGAAACAACGAGGATTATGGAAGACGTGGGACAGCAAAAGAATCAGAGTGCCGGAATATTTGTCCAGGCAACTCAAACCAATACTGCGGTGGTCATTGGCGAATATCAATCTACAAAA TTTCCGAAGGAGTTTGCAATAATGTAATTGGCCCACCAGCCCACGGGAGCCATGAAGTCACAAATCCTACCCACGTCTCTTATAGTTTAGCCAACTCCAAGTTCTTCGGTACCCATGTAAGCTTCGTGTGTAACACTGGGTACGTTATTCAAGGAGCCGAGACCATCGAATGTATAAAGAGGGAAAACATTGCAGAATGGAGCAACTCTGTACCAACATGCACAGCAG TTGTACCACCGACAACTTTTTCATACACAGCATCGCCCCCGACAACGACCCAGACTAATAACACACCCATGGCAATGACAACTGTTTCACACACAGTTACAAGTGTAGTGCCCACGACTACGAACCAGACTAACAACATGATAGTGACCGCCTCGTCGGGAGGGCCATCGAGTGACCCTGGTGACACCACTGATGGGCGAGAGATACCCAACCCACAAACATCCAAAACAG GGGCTTTCATTGGAATAGCAGTTGGAGTAATCGTATCCTTGATGATTTTCATTGTGATTGTCATTATTACCTTCAGAAAGAG GCAAAAAAGAAGAGACGGGGGAATAAATGGTGCCAATGGTACAGTCAACACGAAACAAGCTGACGTCACTCCAGGGTTAGCCTACGAAACTCCAAGCCGTCTGGGTACAGTTAACTCAAACCCACCAGAATATGACGTCATTAAAGACTCAACGTACGAAACTTCAAGTCCTAAGAGCGCAATTAATCCCAATTCGTCGGAATATGACGTCATTACTGACTCAACGTATGAAACTCCAAGCCCTGCAGCTGCAGTCAATCCGAATTCGAAAGAATCTGATGTCACTACAAGTGCGATGTCAGCGTACGAGATTCCTAATCCGCCTCcaacaaataaaaaccacaaattCACTCAAGAGCAGTCCAGTAATGACATTGTTCACGAGTATGCAGATATCAAGTTGACGTCACTGAGTCAGAATTAG
- the LOC117304668 gene encoding uncharacterized protein LOC117304668 isoform X3 produces MLHSLYGAALIWTALVYQLMTSSNAQTTGPGYLGCFEDGTWRGRDLSGDSTTSNSLSVEWCFNYCGSRSYKYAGVESETECYCGNNEDYGRRGTAKESECRNICPGNSNQYCGGHWRISIYKISEGVCNNVIGPPAHGSHEVTNPTHVSYSLANSKFFGTHVSFVCNTGYVIQGAETIECIKRENIAEWSNSVPTCTAVTSVVPTTTNQTNNMIVTASSGGPSSDPGDTTDGREIPNPQTSKTGAFIGIAVGVIVSLMIFIVIVIITFRKRQKRRDGGINGANGTVNTKQADVTPGLAYETPSRLGTVNSNPPEYDVIKDSTYETSSPKSAINPNSSEYDVITDSTYETPSPAAAVNPNSKESDVTTSAMSAYEIPNPPPTNKNHKFTQEQSSNDIVHEYADIKLTSLSQN; encoded by the exons ATGCTTCATTCATTGTACGGAGCTGCACTAATTTGGACGGCGTTGGTTTATCaactaatgacgtcatcaaatgcGCAGACTACCG GACCTGGATATTTGGGGTGCTTTGAAGATGGGACATGGAGAGGTCGGGATTTGAGTGGGGATTCAACAACCTCCAACAGCTTGTCCGTGGAGTGGTGTTTCAATTACTGTGGCAGTAGATCTTATAAATATGCTGGTGTAGAATCTGAGACGGAGTGTTACTGCGGAAACAACGAGGATTATGGAAGACGTGGGACAGCAAAAGAATCAGAGTGCCGGAATATTTGTCCAGGCAACTCAAACCAATACTGCGGTGGTCATTGGCGAATATCAATCTACAAAA TTTCCGAAGGAGTTTGCAATAATGTAATTGGCCCACCAGCCCACGGGAGCCATGAAGTCACAAATCCTACCCACGTCTCTTATAGTTTAGCCAACTCCAAGTTCTTCGGTACCCATGTAAGCTTCGTGTGTAACACTGGGTACGTTATTCAAGGAGCCGAGACCATCGAATGTATAAAGAGGGAAAACATTGCAGAATGGAGCAACTCTGTACCAACATGCACAGCAG TTACAAGTGTAGTGCCCACGACTACGAACCAGACTAACAACATGATAGTGACCGCCTCGTCGGGAGGGCCATCGAGTGACCCTGGTGACACCACTGATGGGCGAGAGATACCCAACCCACAAACATCCAAAACAG GGGCTTTCATTGGAATAGCAGTTGGAGTAATCGTATCCTTGATGATTTTCATTGTGATTGTCATTATTACCTTCAGAAAGAG GCAAAAAAGAAGAGACGGGGGAATAAATGGTGCCAATGGTACAGTCAACACGAAACAAGCTGACGTCACTCCAGGGTTAGCCTACGAAACTCCAAGCCGTCTGGGTACAGTTAACTCAAACCCACCAGAATATGACGTCATTAAAGACTCAACGTACGAAACTTCAAGTCCTAAGAGCGCAATTAATCCCAATTCGTCGGAATATGACGTCATTACTGACTCAACGTATGAAACTCCAAGCCCTGCAGCTGCAGTCAATCCGAATTCGAAAGAATCTGATGTCACTACAAGTGCGATGTCAGCGTACGAGATTCCTAATCCGCCTCcaacaaataaaaaccacaaattCACTCAAGAGCAGTCCAGTAATGACATTGTTCACGAGTATGCAGATATCAAGTTGACGTCACTGAGTCAGAATTAG
- the LOC117304668 gene encoding uncharacterized protein LOC117304668 isoform X2, with amino-acid sequence MLHSLYGAALIWTALVYQLMTSSNAQTTGPGYLGCFEDGTWRGRDLSGDSTTSNSLSVEWCFNYCGSRSYKYAGVESETECYCGNNEDYGRRGTAKESECRNICPGNSNQYCGGHWRISIYKISEGVCNNVIGPPAHGSHEVTNPTHVSYSLANSKFFGTHVSFVCNTGYVIQGAETIECIKRENIAEWSNSVPTCTAASPPTTTQTNNTPMAMTTVSHTVTSVVPTTTNQTNNMIVTASSGGPSSDPGDTTDGREIPNPQTSKTGAFIGIAVGVIVSLMIFIVIVIITFRKRQKRRDGGINGANGTVNTKQADVTPGLAYETPSRLGTVNSNPPEYDVIKDSTYETSSPKSAINPNSSEYDVITDSTYETPSPAAAVNPNSKESDVTTSAMSAYEIPNPPPTNKNHKFTQEQSSNDIVHEYADIKLTSLSQN; translated from the exons ATGCTTCATTCATTGTACGGAGCTGCACTAATTTGGACGGCGTTGGTTTATCaactaatgacgtcatcaaatgcGCAGACTACCG GACCTGGATATTTGGGGTGCTTTGAAGATGGGACATGGAGAGGTCGGGATTTGAGTGGGGATTCAACAACCTCCAACAGCTTGTCCGTGGAGTGGTGTTTCAATTACTGTGGCAGTAGATCTTATAAATATGCTGGTGTAGAATCTGAGACGGAGTGTTACTGCGGAAACAACGAGGATTATGGAAGACGTGGGACAGCAAAAGAATCAGAGTGCCGGAATATTTGTCCAGGCAACTCAAACCAATACTGCGGTGGTCATTGGCGAATATCAATCTACAAAA TTTCCGAAGGAGTTTGCAATAATGTAATTGGCCCACCAGCCCACGGGAGCCATGAAGTCACAAATCCTACCCACGTCTCTTATAGTTTAGCCAACTCCAAGTTCTTCGGTACCCATGTAAGCTTCGTGTGTAACACTGGGTACGTTATTCAAGGAGCCGAGACCATCGAATGTATAAAGAGGGAAAACATTGCAGAATGGAGCAACTCTGTACCAACATGCACAGCAG CATCGCCCCCGACAACGACCCAGACTAATAACACACCCATGGCAATGACAACTGTTTCACACACAGTTACAAGTGTAGTGCCCACGACTACGAACCAGACTAACAACATGATAGTGACCGCCTCGTCGGGAGGGCCATCGAGTGACCCTGGTGACACCACTGATGGGCGAGAGATACCCAACCCACAAACATCCAAAACAG GGGCTTTCATTGGAATAGCAGTTGGAGTAATCGTATCCTTGATGATTTTCATTGTGATTGTCATTATTACCTTCAGAAAGAG GCAAAAAAGAAGAGACGGGGGAATAAATGGTGCCAATGGTACAGTCAACACGAAACAAGCTGACGTCACTCCAGGGTTAGCCTACGAAACTCCAAGCCGTCTGGGTACAGTTAACTCAAACCCACCAGAATATGACGTCATTAAAGACTCAACGTACGAAACTTCAAGTCCTAAGAGCGCAATTAATCCCAATTCGTCGGAATATGACGTCATTACTGACTCAACGTATGAAACTCCAAGCCCTGCAGCTGCAGTCAATCCGAATTCGAAAGAATCTGATGTCACTACAAGTGCGATGTCAGCGTACGAGATTCCTAATCCGCCTCcaacaaataaaaaccacaaattCACTCAAGAGCAGTCCAGTAATGACATTGTTCACGAGTATGCAGATATCAAGTTGACGTCACTGAGTCAGAATTAG
- the LOC117304669 gene encoding uncharacterized protein LOC117304669, which yields MKEFRFQTLKSHKGGCRLRGGAWIIICQVVVSALAQINAPGHLGCFVDKSNRALKGGSRTFNLLSVQRCFKHCQDNLHVDYTYAGLEYAEECYCGNNENYGRHGRVKESDCEEYTCTGDSDQFCGGGWRIAIYKISQGVCSNAIGPPAHGTNSITNPSGLSYNLDNYKFLGTRVNFFCDAGYVLDGSSTIMCLLQENTVGWSDTVPTCRAVIPSTIPTTTVPTTTTTAPSTGKITTTNASRAPPSSTEAASTKSQQTLTLDQGSLIGIVIGVLLAVIIGLAFIIFICRKRRSKRKASPSAVATDTMGMSFSNNMYEITVQTTERDPQEPNQNPQAQLYSEVVRKQSRSGESNYVNTVIQPSSGAHENAGTGLFDNVLYESSSFRDEPDMAGNDSEMAGNDSNGRYESFTTAKENPGLVENIIYE from the exons ATGAAAGAATTTCGGTTCCAGACATTGAAATCCCATAAAGGTGGATGCAGATTGCGGGGTGGTGCTTGGATTATAATATGCCAAGTAGTGGTATCAGCGCTCGCACAAATTAACG CACCAGGTCATCTCGGATGCTTTGTGGATAAGAGTAATCGCGCTCTCAAAGGTGGCTCCAGAACCTTCAACCTCCTTTCCGTTCAGCGATGTTTCAAACATTGCCAAGACAATTTACATGTCGACTACACGTATGCTGGTTTGGAATATGCAGAAGAATGTTATTGCGGTAATAATGAGAACTATGGACGACACGGTCGAGTAAAGGAGTCGGACTGCGAGGAGTACACGTGCACGGGGGATTCTGACCAGTTTTGCGGCGGCGGTTGGCGAATAGCAATCTACAAAA tttCACAAGGAGTATGCAGTAATGCAATAGGCCCACCTGCCCATGGCACTAACTCGATCACCAACCCGAGTGGTCTGTCTTATAATTTAGACAACTACAAGTTCCTCGGGACAAGGGTGAATTTCTTCTGCGATGCTGGGTATGTTCTCGATGGGTCTTCTACCATTATGTGCCTCTTACAGGAGAACACCGTTGGCTGGAGTGACACTGTACCAACGTGTAGAG CTGTTATACCATCGACGATTCCAACGACCACTGTGCCCACAACAACCACGACTGCGCCCTCAACCGGTAAGATAACAACCACAAACGCGAGTCGTGCGCCACCATCGAGCACCGAGGCAGCGTCGACAAAATCCCAGCAAACACTCACTTTAGATCAAG GCAGCCTCATTGGAATTGTTATTGGAGTACTATTAGCAGTTATCATTGGCCTCGCCTTCATCATTTTTATCTGCAGAAAAAG aAGAAGCAAGAGGAAGGCGTCACCCTCTGCTGTTGCCACGGATACGATGGGGATGAGTTTCTCAAACAATATGTACGAGATCACAGTTCAAACGACGGAGAGGGACCCTCAAGAGCCAAACCAAAACCCACAAGCACAGCTCTACAGTGAGGTTGTTCGGAAACAGTCCAGGAGTGGCGAGAGTAATTACGTCAACACAGTCATTCAGCCATCTTCGGGGGCCCATGAGAACGCTGGAACTGGATTGTTTGACAATGTTCTGTACGAGAGTTCCTCGTTCAGAGACGAGCCAGATATGGCGGGAAATGATTCAGAAATGGCGGGAAACGATTCAAATGGACGGTACGAGTCATTCACAACTGCGAAAGAAAATCCAGGATTGGTTGAAAATATCATTTATGAATGA